From Echinicola jeungdonensis, the proteins below share one genomic window:
- a CDS encoding glycosyltransferase family 2 protein: MQKHSVAIIILNWNGYDFTRACLKSLEEVTFKEFEIILVDNASIDGSLDKIKNEFEDITILKNKKNLGFTGGNNVAIQYALQKGFDYVMLLNNDTLVEKRFLEPLYQTLEKDSQLGAVQPLMYFLNEREKLWNGGGRFNSWTGASISIKQAPNYQFPYYTDWITGCCIMVRTEVIRKVGVLNDRYFAYFEDVDWSLRMRKAGFSLQVVPGSIIYHEAAGSSKTKKKGKEGFLNPKAHYLNARNQLFQIRNHLGFPHILFAWPFQLGKLFAYGAYFILRNRPKKLKAIFRGIRDGISMNCQSENQLK; this comes from the coding sequence ACGGGTATGATTTTACCAGGGCCTGTTTGAAGTCTTTAGAAGAGGTGACTTTTAAGGAGTTCGAAATTATCCTTGTGGACAATGCTTCCATTGATGGCTCTTTGGATAAAATCAAAAATGAATTTGAAGATATTACTATTCTAAAGAATAAAAAAAACCTGGGCTTTACAGGAGGGAATAATGTGGCCATCCAATATGCCCTCCAGAAAGGATTTGACTATGTCATGTTGCTAAATAATGACACTTTAGTTGAAAAAAGATTTTTAGAACCCCTTTATCAGACCTTGGAGAAGGATTCCCAATTGGGAGCAGTTCAACCTCTCATGTATTTTCTCAACGAGCGGGAAAAGCTTTGGAATGGTGGAGGAAGGTTTAATTCCTGGACCGGAGCTTCTATTTCTATAAAACAAGCTCCCAATTACCAATTTCCATATTATACAGATTGGATCACCGGTTGTTGTATCATGGTGAGAACTGAGGTGATCCGGAAGGTTGGAGTGCTTAATGACCGGTACTTTGCTTATTTTGAGGATGTGGATTGGTCACTTAGGATGAGGAAAGCAGGGTTTTCATTGCAGGTGGTTCCTGGTTCCATTATCTATCATGAGGCAGCAGGATCCTCCAAAACCAAGAAAAAAGGCAAGGAAGGTTTTCTAAATCCCAAAGCCCATTACCTGAATGCCCGTAACCAACTTTTTCAGATCAGAAATCACCTTGGATTTCCCCATATTTTGTTTGCATGGCCTTTTCAATTGGGGAAATTATTTGCCTATGGTGCTTATTTTATCCTAAGGAACCGGCCTAAGAAACTGAAGGCTATTTTCCGTGGGATCAGGGATGGAATAAGTATGAACTGCCAATCTGAAAATCAACTAAAATAA